The Streptomyces sp. RKAG293 genome includes a region encoding these proteins:
- a CDS encoding SDR family oxidoreductase: MTYHVQPDEFSGRVALVTGGGSGIGRAVARRWAAGGGQVTVLGRREDALLGTVELIEAAGGKADAVPCDVRDAAAVDAAVDEVAARHGRLDALVNNAAGNFVLPGEHLSPNGWKAVIDIVLNGTFHCTRAAARHMLPQGSGAILNVIASYAWHGHPGTVHSAAAKAGVLAMTRTLAVEWAPRGVRLNCIAPGPTETEGAAAALWPTAAARERVLGSVPAARFATPEEVAESAAFLIGDRAAYITGDVLVVDGGQWLGKSVYTSEESSA, translated from the coding sequence ATGACCTACCACGTACAGCCCGACGAGTTCAGCGGCCGGGTGGCCCTGGTCACCGGGGGCGGATCGGGCATCGGCCGGGCCGTGGCCCGGCGTTGGGCGGCCGGCGGCGGGCAGGTGACGGTCCTCGGCCGGCGCGAAGACGCGCTGCTGGGCACCGTCGAGCTCATCGAGGCGGCCGGCGGAAAGGCCGACGCGGTGCCATGCGACGTACGCGACGCCGCCGCCGTGGACGCCGCCGTGGACGAAGTGGCCGCACGGCACGGCCGCCTCGACGCTCTGGTGAACAACGCCGCGGGCAACTTCGTCCTGCCGGGCGAGCACCTGTCGCCGAACGGCTGGAAGGCGGTCATCGACATCGTCCTCAACGGAACCTTCCACTGCACCCGGGCCGCCGCCCGGCACATGCTGCCGCAGGGCAGCGGCGCGATCCTCAACGTCATCGCCAGCTACGCCTGGCACGGACACCCGGGCACCGTGCACAGCGCCGCCGCCAAGGCGGGCGTGCTCGCCATGACGCGGACGCTGGCGGTGGAGTGGGCGCCGCGCGGCGTCCGCCTCAACTGCATCGCCCCCGGCCCCACCGAGACCGAGGGCGCCGCGGCCGCGCTGTGGCCGACCGCGGCCGCCCGCGAACGCGTGCTCGGCAGCGTCCCGGCCGCCCGGTTCGCCACCCCGGAGGAAGTGGCCGAGTCCGCGGCGTTCCTCATCGGCGACCGCGCCGCCTACATCACGGGCGACGTGCTCGTCGTCGACGGCGGCCAGTGGCTCGGCAAGT
- a CDS encoding acetate--CoA ligase family protein — translation MSEIPRRSPGTRDSGLAVFRDPASVAVVGASANPAKWGYWLARGALTGRDRRVVHLVTRGGGEILGHPTAASLDDLPGVPELVAFCVPASEVPGVVGQALALGVRGLLGITTGVPDEPALAARVAAAGARMIGPGSLGLYDAESSLQIAWGDFPPGRLAVVSQSGQVGSEIALLAQRAGLGISRFVSVGSQLDVSTADLLEDLVDHPMTRAVGVYLESFQHGRRIFDAIGALRAAGKPVILLAVGSSDAGARAARSHTSALTSPMELVDAACRAAGALRVGTPSALVDVAACLLGGGLPAGPRVGIVSDSGGQGALAADRASRRGIRVPELSAPLAAELAAFLPAGAATANPVDLAGAGERDLGTYREAAVGLLRSGEVDSVLLSGYFGRYGLDSPALAEAEQRVAAELAEAARASGRPLLLHSMGADGDTTRVLRDAGVPVFPTIDAATDALAGAVALRAHPGRPLAAAEESVAPAAGAGYWPARALLCGAGITFPAARQVADARQVADAALELRAPYVLKAGWLEHKSEAGGVRTGLTDGPGAVLAFTDMHARLGDGPYVLEEQDVRPGVIEVIVGGRRDAHLGPMVTLGAGGTEAELHRDTVTECAPVDREQAHAMLRALRCAPLLAGWRGRPAVDTESLAAAVVAVSRLVARLSGDGTELEINPLRAGADGAIAVDALLVTRRDDHAPDTDPDTQGES, via the coding sequence CGCCGCCTCACTGGACGACCTGCCCGGCGTACCCGAACTCGTCGCCTTCTGCGTTCCCGCCTCCGAGGTGCCCGGCGTGGTCGGCCAGGCCCTCGCCCTCGGGGTGCGCGGGCTGCTGGGCATCACCACCGGAGTGCCCGACGAGCCCGCGCTCGCCGCCCGGGTCGCCGCCGCCGGCGCCCGGATGATCGGACCCGGCAGCCTCGGGCTGTACGACGCCGAGTCCTCCCTCCAGATCGCCTGGGGCGACTTCCCGCCCGGCCGGCTGGCCGTGGTCTCCCAGAGCGGTCAGGTGGGCAGCGAGATCGCCCTGCTCGCCCAACGGGCCGGCCTCGGCATCTCCCGCTTCGTCTCCGTGGGCAGCCAGCTCGACGTCAGCACGGCCGACCTGCTGGAGGACCTCGTCGACCACCCCATGACCCGCGCCGTCGGCGTCTACCTCGAAAGCTTCCAGCACGGCCGGCGGATCTTCGACGCGATAGGGGCCCTGCGCGCCGCGGGCAAGCCCGTCATCCTGCTCGCCGTCGGCAGCAGCGACGCCGGCGCCCGCGCCGCCCGCTCCCACACCAGCGCCCTCACCTCCCCGATGGAACTCGTCGACGCCGCCTGCCGGGCCGCCGGCGCGCTGCGGGTGGGCACCCCGTCCGCCCTGGTCGACGTGGCCGCCTGTCTGCTGGGGGGCGGCCTGCCGGCCGGGCCCCGGGTCGGGATCGTCAGCGACAGCGGCGGACAGGGGGCGCTCGCGGCGGACCGCGCGAGCCGCCGTGGCATCCGGGTACCGGAGCTGAGCGCACCGCTGGCCGCCGAGCTCGCCGCCTTCCTGCCCGCAGGAGCCGCCACCGCCAACCCCGTCGACCTGGCGGGCGCGGGCGAACGGGACCTCGGCACGTACCGCGAGGCGGCCGTCGGGCTGCTCCGGTCGGGAGAGGTCGACAGCGTCCTGCTGTCCGGGTATTTCGGCCGGTACGGCCTCGACAGCCCGGCGCTCGCCGAGGCGGAGCAGCGCGTCGCGGCCGAACTGGCCGAAGCCGCCCGCGCGAGTGGCCGGCCGCTGCTGCTGCACTCCATGGGCGCCGACGGCGACACGACCCGCGTCCTGCGCGACGCCGGGGTTCCCGTCTTCCCCACCATCGACGCCGCCACCGACGCGCTCGCCGGCGCGGTCGCGCTGCGGGCACATCCTGGCCGCCCCCTCGCCGCCGCCGAGGAGTCCGTCGCACCGGCGGCGGGCGCCGGATACTGGCCGGCCCGCGCCCTGCTGTGCGGCGCGGGCATCACCTTCCCGGCGGCACGCCAGGTCGCCGACGCCCGGCAGGTCGCCGACGCCGCGCTGGAACTCCGTGCGCCCTACGTCCTCAAGGCCGGCTGGCTGGAGCACAAGAGCGAGGCCGGCGGCGTGCGCACCGGCCTCACGGACGGGCCGGGCGCCGTCCTGGCCTTCACCGATATGCACGCCCGGCTCGGCGACGGACCGTACGTACTGGAGGAACAGGACGTGCGGCCCGGCGTGATCGAGGTGATCGTCGGCGGACGGCGCGACGCCCACCTCGGGCCGATGGTCACCCTCGGCGCCGGTGGCACCGAGGCCGAACTGCACCGCGACACCGTCACCGAATGCGCGCCCGTGGACCGGGAACAGGCGCACGCGATGCTCCGCGCCCTGCGCTGCGCGCCACTCCTCGCCGGGTGGCGCGGACGGCCGGCGGTGGACACCGAATCCCTGGCCGCCGCCGTGGTCGCGGTGTCCCGCCTGGTCGCACGGCTGTCCGGCGACGGCACCGAACTGGAGATCAATCCCCTGCGCGCCGGTGCCGACGGTGCGATCGCCGTCGACGCGCTGCTCGTCACGCGCCGGGACGACCACGCCCCCGACACCGACCCCGACACCCAGGGAGAGTCATGA